A section of the Elizabethkingia anophelis R26 genome encodes:
- a CDS encoding helix-turn-helix domain-containing protein, producing the protein MRIIAFIFYIYFMNIKSDYIRTIFGVKLRQLRQQKNWSLQEISEKTGMSKSYLNEIEKGKKYPKHDKILALADALDCNFDELVSIQLDKNLAPIGELMQKDFFRELPLELFGINKNSLINIVSEAPKKVNAFINTLIEIAQTYNFDKDHFYLSVLRSFQELYNNYFPEIEEKAIEFKKKYGLTTISIQTLEDILKQESDYQIYYEDYEEQGQLKHLRSLYSADHKILSINQKLGEQQKLFILAKEIGFQYLNLQPRPNTYTWVKFTNFDSLVNNFYASYFAGCLLIPKDQLIQETKSIFSDKEWNNEKFDHLIENYTQSPETLFYRLTNILPEFFGMKDIFYLCFVKRKNGDKIDILKELHLNRHQAPHANTTNEHYCRRWIAIKNMQNLSDSKSLTAIQISEYENSGLNYLVISTSQKNPFADGNNRSYCLGILLNPETTKQIKFLKNISRESVGVTCESCSIKDCEVRQAPAIKLEKQELNEKIQFSVEKKLREMKNKS; encoded by the coding sequence ATGCGAATAATCGCTTTTATTTTCTATATTTATTTTATGAATATCAAGAGCGATTATATACGTACTATTTTCGGGGTAAAGCTGAGACAACTCCGCCAGCAGAAAAACTGGTCACTGCAGGAAATTTCTGAAAAAACGGGTATGTCCAAATCTTACCTGAACGAAATTGAAAAAGGGAAAAAGTATCCCAAGCACGACAAAATATTAGCTCTGGCAGATGCTCTGGATTGTAATTTCGATGAATTGGTCTCTATCCAACTCGATAAAAATCTGGCACCAATTGGGGAGCTAATGCAAAAAGATTTCTTTAGAGAACTTCCTCTGGAACTTTTCGGAATCAATAAAAACTCACTTATCAATATTGTAAGCGAAGCTCCCAAAAAAGTAAATGCCTTTATCAACACTCTTATAGAAATTGCACAAACCTATAATTTTGACAAAGATCATTTCTATCTTTCTGTACTTCGATCTTTTCAGGAGCTTTATAATAATTACTTCCCGGAAATTGAAGAAAAAGCTATTGAATTCAAAAAAAAATACGGACTTACTACAATTAGCATTCAGACTTTAGAAGATATACTAAAGCAAGAATCAGATTACCAGATTTACTATGAAGACTACGAAGAACAAGGGCAGCTAAAGCATCTGCGTTCTTTATATTCAGCTGATCATAAAATTCTTTCCATTAATCAGAAACTTGGAGAACAGCAAAAACTATTTATCCTTGCAAAGGAAATTGGATTTCAATATTTAAATCTGCAACCTCGCCCAAACACTTATACCTGGGTAAAGTTTACCAACTTCGATAGTCTTGTTAATAATTTTTATGCATCTTATTTTGCAGGCTGTCTTCTTATTCCAAAAGATCAGCTGATACAGGAAACAAAAAGTATATTTTCTGATAAGGAATGGAATAATGAAAAGTTTGATCATCTTATAGAAAACTATACACAGTCTCCTGAAACACTTTTTTACAGACTTACTAACATTCTTCCTGAGTTTTTTGGGATGAAGGATATTTTTTATCTGTGTTTTGTAAAAAGAAAAAACGGTGACAAAATAGATATTCTGAAAGAATTACATCTCAACAGACATCAGGCTCCACATGCCAATACGACCAACGAACATTATTGCCGCCGATGGATTGCTATAAAAAATATGCAGAATCTTTCCGATTCTAAGAGTCTGACAGCTATACAAATATCGGAATACGAAAATTCCGGTCTCAATTATCTGGTAATATCCACATCTCAAAAAAATCCTTTTGCTGATGGTAACAACAGAAGCTATTGTCTGGGAATTTTACTAAATCCTGAAACGACAAAACAAATAAAATTTTTAAAGAACATATCCAGAGAAAGCGTAGGAGTTACCTGTGAAAGCTGCTCTATAAAAGATTGCGAAGTACGTCAGGCTCCAGCTATAAAGCTGGAAAAGCAAGAACTTAATGAAAAAATACAATTCTCTGTTGAAAAGAAACTGAGAGAAATGAAAAATAAATCATAA
- the aceB gene encoding malate synthase A, with the protein MEKFSIQHSKKYEEIYSAELQLFLTELHEHFNAERQALLDKRKVLQKEFDQGILPRFLKETEEIRNGNWICEPLPDSLLDRRVEITGPVDRKMIINAMNSGANCFMADFEDSNSPTWENVMDGQINLRDLNSRNIDFEIKGKQYILNEKPAVLLVRPRGLHLNEKHILINGEQASGSLIDFGIFFFLNAKKQLENGVGPYFYLPKLESYHESAWWNKVFVFSQNYLGIPQNTIKATVLIETITAAFQMDEIIYSLKEHMAGLNCGRWDYIFSFIKKFRKLPEFMLPDRDQVTMTIHFMSSYSKLLVKTCHKRGVSAMGGMAAQIPVKHDENANEVAFAKVRADKEREVKNGHDGTWVAHPALVSVAKEVFDAGMPTPNQIDQKKEEYNIAEADLLTVPQGTITEAGVRKNINVGILYIESWLVGVGAAAIYNLMEDAATAEISRTQLWQIFHSQKPLEDGQYLTKENYLKWQDEELEKIKEYVGATRYTDGNFALATQLLQDMVFEENFEDFLTLKAYKYI; encoded by the coding sequence ATGGAAAAATTTAGTATTCAACATTCAAAAAAGTATGAAGAGATATACTCTGCTGAATTACAATTGTTTTTAACAGAGTTGCATGAGCATTTTAATGCTGAGAGACAAGCTCTTTTAGATAAAAGAAAGGTTTTGCAAAAGGAATTTGATCAGGGAATTCTGCCTCGATTTTTGAAAGAGACCGAAGAAATAAGGAATGGAAACTGGATATGTGAACCGCTGCCGGATTCTTTGCTGGACAGGCGGGTGGAGATTACAGGTCCTGTTGACCGTAAGATGATTATTAATGCTATGAATTCCGGAGCCAATTGTTTCATGGCTGATTTTGAAGACAGTAATTCCCCTACCTGGGAGAATGTAATGGATGGACAGATAAATCTCAGAGATTTGAATAGCAGAAATATTGATTTTGAAATTAAAGGAAAACAATATATTCTGAATGAAAAACCTGCAGTTTTGTTGGTGCGCCCCAGAGGGCTTCATCTAAATGAAAAACATATTCTTATTAATGGTGAGCAGGCATCGGGTTCTTTAATTGATTTTGGAATCTTCTTTTTTCTGAATGCTAAAAAGCAATTGGAAAATGGAGTTGGACCTTATTTCTACCTTCCGAAGCTGGAAAGCTATCATGAATCGGCATGGTGGAATAAAGTTTTTGTATTCTCGCAGAACTATCTTGGAATTCCACAAAATACAATTAAGGCAACTGTTTTAATAGAAACCATTACGGCAGCTTTTCAGATGGATGAAATTATTTATTCTCTGAAAGAGCATATGGCGGGACTGAACTGTGGGCGCTGGGATTATATTTTTTCATTTATTAAAAAATTCAGAAAGCTCCCTGAATTTATGTTGCCGGACAGAGATCAGGTGACAATGACGATCCATTTTATGAGTTCGTACTCAAAGCTTTTGGTAAAAACCTGTCATAAAAGAGGCGTTTCGGCAATGGGAGGTATGGCTGCGCAAATTCCTGTAAAACATGATGAGAACGCCAACGAAGTAGCTTTTGCAAAAGTACGTGCAGATAAAGAACGTGAAGTGAAGAACGGTCATGACGGTACATGGGTGGCGCATCCGGCTTTGGTAAGTGTTGCCAAAGAGGTTTTCGATGCCGGAATGCCTACTCCTAATCAGATTGACCAGAAAAAAGAAGAATATAATATTGCTGAAGCGGATCTGCTGACTGTTCCACAAGGGACAATTACCGAAGCAGGTGTACGCAAGAATATTAATGTGGGAATTCTCTATATCGAATCCTGGCTGGTAGGGGTTGGTGCTGCAGCTATTTACAATCTGATGGAAGATGCTGCGACAGCAGAAATTTCCAGAACCCAATTGTGGCAGATATTCCATTCACAAAAACCTTTAGAAGACGGACAATATCTTACAAAAGAAAATTATCTGAAATGGCAGGATGAAGAGCTCGAGAAGATAAAAGAATATGTAGGCGCTACACGATACACCGATGGGAACTTTGCACTGGCAACACAGCTGCTGCAGGATATGGTTTTTGAAGAAAATTTTGAAGATTTTCTAACATTAAAAGCTTATAAATACATCTGA